The proteins below are encoded in one region of Acidimicrobiales bacterium:
- a CDS encoding helix-turn-helix domain-containing protein translates to GRVRRSEVTEAIEEFEAVRHQVRLAMFDLAKEQGSSLSDVARALGISRQLASRQAAQSEGPAPR, encoded by the coding sequence GGGCGGGTGCGGCGCAGCGAGGTGACCGAAGCCATCGAGGAGTTCGAGGCGGTGCGTCATCAGGTCCGTCTGGCCATGTTCGACCTGGCCAAGGAGCAGGGGTCGTCCCTCAGTGACGTGGCCCGGGCGCTCGGCATCTCGCGCCAGCTCGCTTCCCGGCAGGCTGCCCAATCGGAGGGACCGGCCCCCAGGTAG